One Rossellomorea aquimaris DNA window includes the following coding sequences:
- the efp gene encoding elongation factor P, whose protein sequence is MISVNDFRTGLTIEVDNGIWRVIDFQHVKPGKGAAFVRSKLRNLRTGAIQEKTFRAGEKVGKAQIDNRKMQYLYANGDMHVFMDNESYDQIELPASSIEYELKYLKENMEVHIMMYGGETLGVELPNSVELKVTETEPGIKGDTASGGSKPATVETGLVVNVPFFVNEGDTLIINTTDGSYVSRG, encoded by the coding sequence ATGATTTCAGTAAATGATTTTCGTACAGGTTTGACCATTGAAGTCGATAACGGGATTTGGCGAGTAATCGATTTCCAACACGTTAAACCAGGTAAAGGGGCAGCATTCGTGCGCTCCAAACTTCGTAACCTGCGCACAGGTGCCATCCAGGAGAAAACGTTCCGTGCAGGAGAAAAAGTAGGAAAAGCCCAAATCGATAACCGTAAAATGCAATACCTGTATGCTAATGGTGACATGCATGTATTCATGGACAACGAAAGCTACGATCAAATCGAACTTCCGGCTTCTTCCATTGAATATGAATTGAAATACCTGAAAGAAAACATGGAAGTGCACATCATGATGTACGGTGGAGAAACTCTTGGAGTCGAGCTTCCTAACTCAGTTGAATTGAAAGTAACTGAAACAGAACCGGGTATCAAAGGCGATACTGCTTCCGGTGGTTCAAAGCCTGCTACAGTGGAAACAGGATTGGTGGTCAACGTACCGTTCTTCGTCAACGAAGGAGACACATTAATCATTAACACAACGGACGGATCTTACGTATCACGTGGATAA
- a CDS encoding Xaa-Pro peptidase family protein, which produces MKIERLRETFSENELDGILLTSTYNRRYMTNFTGSSGVVLISKEKALFITDFRYIEQATEQAADFEIVQHTGPIHEEVAKQVKNLGIKKLGFEKNYMTFSAYDSYREVLEAELVPVSGLIEKLRLIKTPEELKIIKDAADIADAAFKHILDFIKPGVTELEVSNELEFFMRKAGATSSSFDIIVASGNRSALPHGVASDKVIEKGDFVTLDYGAYYKGYCSDMTRTLSVGEPSEKLKEIYDVVLQSQLLAMEKIKPGMTGKDADAIARDYITEKGYGEYFGHSLGHGIGLEVHEGPGLSSRSDVVLEPGMIVTVEPGVYVPGVGGVRIEDDTLITEDSNETLTHSTKDLIILPL; this is translated from the coding sequence ATGAAAATTGAACGATTAAGAGAGACTTTTTCAGAAAACGAACTTGACGGGATCTTACTTACAAGTACCTACAACCGTCGGTACATGACAAACTTTACGGGTTCATCAGGTGTTGTTCTGATCTCTAAAGAGAAAGCATTATTCATAACAGATTTCCGCTACATCGAGCAAGCAACCGAGCAGGCTGCCGATTTTGAAATCGTCCAGCATACTGGACCAATCCATGAGGAAGTAGCCAAACAAGTGAAAAACCTGGGGATTAAGAAACTGGGCTTCGAGAAGAACTACATGACATTTAGTGCGTATGATAGCTATCGTGAAGTGCTTGAAGCAGAACTTGTACCGGTATCAGGGCTGATAGAAAAGTTACGCTTGATTAAGACACCTGAAGAGCTTAAGATAATTAAGGATGCGGCGGATATTGCCGATGCAGCATTTAAGCATATATTAGATTTTATTAAACCGGGTGTGACAGAGTTAGAAGTTTCCAATGAATTAGAATTCTTCATGAGAAAAGCGGGAGCGACATCTTCATCTTTTGATATCATCGTTGCTTCAGGTAATCGTTCTGCACTTCCTCATGGGGTTGCCAGTGATAAAGTCATTGAAAAAGGTGATTTTGTAACGTTGGATTATGGTGCATACTATAAAGGATATTGCTCCGATATGACACGTACCTTATCGGTAGGAGAACCAAGTGAGAAACTGAAAGAGATCTATGATGTCGTTCTACAATCACAGCTTCTGGCTATGGAAAAAATCAAGCCTGGTATGACAGGTAAAGATGCGGATGCCATTGCACGTGATTACATAACAGAAAAGGGTTATGGAGAGTATTTCGGACATTCACTGGGACACGGAATCGGCCTTGAAGTCCATGAAGGACCAGGATTGTCCTCCCGTTCCGATGTGGTACTGGAGCCTGGAATGATCGTAACGGTTGAACCGGGCGTCTACGTTCCAGGTGTTGGCGGTGTTCGCATTGAAGATGATACACTCATAACAGAAGATTCCAATGAAACACTGACACATTCTACAAAAGATCTAATCATTCTACCATTGTAG
- the aroQ gene encoding type II 3-dehydroquinate dehydratase gives MMKILLLNGPNLNRLGKREPDIYGHVTLPQLEGKLSKQAEGEGFQLFSAQSNHEGELIDYIHKAEDEGYGGIILNPGAFTHYSYAIRDAVASVSVPVVEVHISNIHAREAFRHQSVVAAETVGQIVGFGLFGYELALQAIIKNIKGVELNEN, from the coding sequence ATGATGAAAATCTTGCTTTTAAATGGTCCTAACTTAAATAGGCTAGGGAAACGTGAACCCGATATCTATGGACATGTCACCTTGCCGCAACTTGAGGGGAAGCTTTCGAAACAAGCAGAAGGCGAAGGCTTTCAACTCTTTTCAGCTCAATCGAACCATGAAGGGGAACTGATTGATTACATACACAAGGCAGAGGATGAAGGGTATGGGGGGATCATCCTGAATCCCGGTGCTTTCACACATTACAGCTATGCGATAAGAGATGCAGTGGCTTCGGTATCAGTACCGGTAGTGGAAGTGCATATATCAAATATCCATGCCCGGGAAGCATTCAGACATCAATCTGTCGTGGCAGCTGAAACGGTTGGCCAGATCGTCGGATTTGGACTGTTTGGTTACGAATTGGCTTTACAAGCGATCATAAAGAACATTAAGGGAGTGGAATTGAATGAAAATTGA
- a CDS encoding YqhR family membrane protein, with translation MAEQKGQHEKIQDGTEESKENPRLEQNQGEKPLSFMAMVVVTGFIGGMLWSAIAYICYFFSFTKIEPNIIFEPWAVGDWVDKWIGIVLSIVAYGVISIGVALIYYGLLRKFKSMWVGAAYGVALYLAFFLLLNPLFPSIESFTSIDYHTLITTFCLYILYGVFIGYSISYEENELRHQDEKEKSGEVSH, from the coding sequence ATGGCTGAACAAAAGGGACAACATGAAAAGATTCAGGATGGAACAGAAGAAAGCAAGGAAAATCCACGTTTAGAGCAGAATCAGGGTGAAAAACCACTATCGTTCATGGCAATGGTTGTTGTAACGGGCTTTATAGGTGGGATGTTATGGAGTGCAATTGCCTACATTTGTTACTTTTTTTCCTTTACGAAAATCGAGCCAAATATTATATTTGAGCCTTGGGCGGTTGGTGACTGGGTGGACAAATGGATTGGTATCGTTCTTTCCATTGTGGCTTACGGAGTGATTTCTATAGGTGTGGCCCTCATATATTATGGTTTATTACGAAAATTCAAGTCTATGTGGGTAGGGGCTGCCTACGGTGTAGCATTATACTTAGCTTTCTTTTTACTTCTCAACCCGCTCTTCCCGAGCATTGAATCCTTTACATCCATTGATTATCACACTTTGATCACAACCTTCTGCCTGTATATTTTGTATGGCGTATTTATCGGCTATTCGATTTCTTATGAAGAAAATGAATTGAGACATCAGGATGAGAAAGAAAAATCAGGGGAAGTTTCACATTAA
- a CDS encoding SA1362 family protein codes for MNARNIFVITLILLAIVGLLTSLFGNPLGLVKQLLVTAAVIGIIYFIYRRWFSGRRAGNSNEQRAFLKAAKQSKRRHKKKSPSKPQVSNASKKRSIRKKSNANLTVIEGKKNKKNNRASF; via the coding sequence TTGAACGCTCGTAATATCTTTGTTATCACATTAATATTGTTAGCTATTGTAGGGCTCTTAACTTCCCTATTCGGAAATCCTTTAGGGCTAGTAAAACAATTACTTGTTACAGCAGCTGTGATCGGAATTATCTACTTCATTTACCGAAGATGGTTCAGCGGAAGGCGGGCTGGTAATAGTAATGAACAGAGAGCGTTTCTTAAAGCAGCCAAACAATCAAAGAGGCGGCATAAGAAAAAGTCTCCAAGTAAGCCTCAAGTATCAAACGCTTCAAAGAAACGTTCGATACGTAAGAAATCCAATGCCAACCTTACTGTAATTGAAGGAAAAAAGAATAAGAAAAACAATCGAGCCTCATTTTAG
- a CDS encoding patatin-like phospholipase family protein translates to MDIDGVFSGGGIKGLALIGAYQALEEKGYKFKRLAGTSAGAVIAAFIAAGYSSRELLKIMDDIDFNKLLDSNAIISLPIIKWLRVYNRLGLYKGVALESWVEEKLKARGIYTFADLPPHSLRVIASDLSNGRLLVLPDDLEKYGIAKETFPVARAIRMSASLPYFFEPVKLRSLEGISFMVDGGVLSNFPMWLFDRENVKKIRPVIGVKLSHDLIGKPKKQIKNAIDMYEALFTTMKDAHDSRYISRKLEKNIIFIPTEGVLTTEFGLTPEKRAELFQYGKSKAEAFLQKWPY, encoded by the coding sequence TTGGACATCGATGGCGTTTTTTCAGGTGGAGGCATAAAGGGGCTCGCGTTGATTGGGGCATATCAAGCATTAGAGGAGAAGGGATACAAATTTAAGAGGCTCGCAGGAACAAGTGCCGGAGCGGTGATTGCAGCATTTATTGCTGCCGGTTATTCGAGCAGGGAGCTCTTGAAAATCATGGATGATATAGATTTTAATAAATTGCTGGACTCAAACGCGATCATCTCTCTCCCTATTATAAAATGGCTTCGGGTTTACAATCGTTTAGGTTTATATAAAGGAGTGGCACTTGAAAGCTGGGTGGAAGAAAAGCTGAAAGCGAGAGGGATCTATACGTTCGCCGATTTGCCACCCCATTCACTCCGGGTGATCGCTTCAGATTTATCGAATGGCAGATTATTGGTTCTCCCAGATGATCTTGAGAAGTACGGCATAGCGAAAGAAACCTTTCCTGTTGCCAGGGCGATACGAATGAGTGCGAGTCTTCCTTACTTCTTTGAACCTGTAAAGCTGCGATCTTTAGAAGGAATAAGTTTCATGGTGGATGGTGGAGTGCTCAGTAACTTTCCTATGTGGCTGTTTGATCGGGAAAATGTGAAAAAGATAAGGCCGGTCATCGGTGTGAAGTTAAGTCACGATCTAATCGGAAAGCCAAAAAAACAAATCAAAAATGCGATTGATATGTATGAAGCCCTCTTTACTACGATGAAAGATGCACATGATTCAAGATACATTTCCAGAAAACTTGAAAAAAACATCATTTTTATTCCGACTGAAGGTGTGCTCACGACCGAATTCGGGTTAACTCCCGAAAAAAGAGCAGAGCTCTTTCAATACGGGAAATCAAAAGCGGAAGCATTCCTTCAAAAATGGCCGTATTAA
- a CDS encoding vitamin B12-dependent ribonucleotide reductase, translating to MTVASKNTMKLNIERLNQDIGLFPQVHPITPDMNTTHKGVSRLVMIDRYSFKDTEKITLSEGDFVVLTIKEDPKFPARGLGYISSIDWETKKADVWIEEEYRSAIDKPEEMETGIVSRTLDVIEKPLEVYYEQIAKRNATGLAEVEETPEKRQVWFEKFYHELVNLHFVPAGRVLYGAGAGTDVTYFNCYVMPFVQDSREGISEHRKQVMEIMSRGGGVGTNGSTLRPRNTLAKGVNGKSSGSVSWLDDIAKLTHLVEQGGSRRGAQMIMLSDWHPDIIEFIISKMQNPRILRYLLENTEDETIKKAAQDKLKFTPLTDQEEAMYQGILNYRQIPGYGGFDAKILKNAEEKLRTGGTYSVHNSEFLTGANISVCLTSDFMEAVENDREYELRFPDVESYNEEQMKYYNEEWHNVGDVREWEKLGYKVRTYRKIKAKELWNLINVCATYSAEPGIFFIDNANDMTNAKAYGQKVVATNPCGEQPLAPYSVCNLAAVNLAQFADKETKTVDFEKLKRTVEVGVRMQDNVIDATPYFLDENKKQALGERRVGLGVMGLADLLIYCEKEYGSEEGNKLVDEVFEVIATTAYRASVELSKEKGSFPFLTGSTDEETKALRKAFVETGFMKKMPEDVRDDIQQFGIRNSHLLTVAPTGSTGTMVGVSTGLEPYFSFTYYRSGRLGKFIEVKADIVEDYLKRNPDADADNLPEWFISSMSLAPQAHADVQCVIQNWIDSSISKTVNAPRGYTVEQVEKVYERLYKGGAKGGTVYVDGSRDSQVLTLKAEENSFDDEDEQEQKDIPSAKKPIVLLDTIQDVRSTDVTIGSEVGNTCPVCRKGTVKDMGGCNTCTNCGAQLKCGL from the coding sequence ATGACTGTTGCGTCGAAAAACACAATGAAATTAAACATCGAAAGATTAAATCAGGATATCGGATTATTTCCTCAAGTACATCCCATAACCCCAGATATGAATACTACACACAAAGGTGTATCCCGTCTTGTAATGATTGATCGTTATTCTTTCAAAGACACGGAAAAGATCACTCTTTCTGAAGGGGATTTCGTGGTCCTCACCATCAAAGAAGATCCTAAATTCCCTGCAAGAGGATTAGGTTACATTTCAAGCATCGACTGGGAAACGAAGAAAGCAGATGTTTGGATCGAAGAAGAGTACAGAAGTGCCATCGACAAGCCGGAAGAAATGGAAACCGGTATCGTCTCAAGAACACTTGATGTAATTGAAAAGCCACTGGAAGTCTACTACGAACAAATTGCGAAGCGTAACGCAACAGGCTTAGCGGAAGTGGAAGAAACTCCTGAAAAGAGACAAGTTTGGTTTGAAAAGTTCTATCATGAATTAGTGAACCTTCATTTTGTTCCTGCTGGTCGGGTGCTTTATGGAGCGGGTGCCGGAACAGACGTAACGTACTTTAACTGTTACGTGATGCCTTTCGTACAGGATTCCCGTGAAGGGATTTCGGAACATCGCAAGCAGGTCATGGAGATCATGAGCCGAGGCGGGGGTGTCGGAACGAACGGATCGACTCTTCGTCCGCGAAATACTCTGGCTAAAGGTGTGAACGGTAAATCCTCAGGTTCGGTTTCCTGGCTGGATGACATCGCCAAATTGACTCATTTGGTTGAGCAGGGCGGTTCAAGACGCGGGGCACAAATGATCATGCTTTCAGATTGGCATCCCGATATTATCGAATTCATCATCTCTAAAATGCAAAACCCGCGTATTTTACGTTATCTTCTTGAAAATACAGAAGATGAAACCATCAAAAAGGCGGCACAGGATAAGTTGAAATTCACCCCTCTGACAGATCAAGAGGAAGCAATGTATCAAGGAATCCTAAATTATAGACAAATCCCTGGATACGGTGGATTTGATGCGAAGATCCTTAAGAATGCAGAAGAAAAGCTCCGTACAGGTGGAACGTACAGTGTCCATAATTCAGAATTCCTGACAGGTGCGAATATCTCGGTTTGCCTGACAAGTGACTTTATGGAAGCTGTGGAAAACGATCGTGAATATGAACTGCGCTTCCCGGATGTAGAAAGCTATAATGAAGAGCAAATGAAGTACTATAATGAAGAATGGCACAACGTGGGGGATGTCCGTGAGTGGGAAAAGCTCGGCTACAAGGTGCGTACATACCGTAAGATCAAGGCGAAGGAGCTTTGGAATCTTATCAATGTGTGTGCAACCTACTCTGCAGAACCTGGAATCTTCTTTATTGATAACGCGAATGATATGACGAATGCGAAGGCATATGGTCAAAAGGTAGTTGCTACCAACCCATGTGGGGAACAGCCTCTTGCTCCTTATTCCGTGTGTAACCTGGCAGCCGTCAACCTTGCTCAGTTTGCCGATAAAGAGACGAAAACCGTTGATTTCGAAAAATTGAAGCGTACCGTTGAAGTGGGTGTTCGCATGCAGGACAATGTCATCGACGCGACTCCTTACTTCCTGGATGAAAACAAAAAGCAGGCCCTTGGTGAGCGCCGTGTTGGCCTAGGCGTAATGGGTCTTGCAGACTTGTTGATCTACTGTGAAAAAGAATATGGTTCAGAAGAAGGCAACAAACTTGTGGATGAGGTGTTTGAAGTCATCGCAACAACCGCTTATCGTGCATCCGTTGAATTATCGAAGGAAAAGGGAAGCTTCCCATTCCTTACTGGAAGTACCGACGAAGAAACGAAAGCTTTACGAAAAGCGTTTGTGGAAACAGGCTTTATGAAGAAAATGCCTGAAGATGTACGGGATGACATTCAACAGTTCGGGATTCGAAATTCCCATCTATTGACCGTTGCCCCAACAGGTTCAACAGGTACGATGGTTGGTGTATCTACCGGGCTTGAACCTTATTTCTCATTCACGTACTACAGAAGCGGTCGTCTTGGTAAGTTCATTGAAGTGAAAGCGGATATTGTAGAGGATTACTTGAAGAGAAATCCGGATGCAGATGCTGACAATCTCCCAGAATGGTTTATTTCTTCCATGAGCTTGGCACCACAAGCTCACGCCGATGTCCAATGTGTGATTCAGAATTGGATCGACAGCTCTATTTCGAAAACGGTTAATGCCCCTCGCGGTTATACGGTTGAGCAAGTAGAAAAAGTGTATGAGAGACTTTATAAAGGTGGAGCAAAAGGTGGAACCGTGTACGTGGACGGAAGCCGTGATTCACAAGTTCTTACCCTCAAAGCAGAAGAAAACAGCTTTGATGACGAGGACGAACAGGAACAAAAAGACATTCCTTCAGCAAAAAAGCCGATCGTGTTACTTGATACGATTCAGGACGTACGTTCAACAGATGTGACTATTGGTTCTGAAGTAGGGAATACGTGTCCAGTCTGTCGTAAAGGAACGGTAAAAGATATGGGTGGCTGCAATACTTGTACAAACTGCGGCGCTCAGCTGAAATGCGGATTATAA
- a CDS encoding biotin/lipoate A/B protein ligase family protein, protein MKKETWRFIDSGNCSPSYNMALDEALLDWHSEGKIPPTIRFYGWDPATLSIGYFQKVEKEINLDAVKEHGLGFVRRPTGGRGVLHEHELTYSVIVAEEHPEMPKTVTEAYRVISEGILKGFQGLGLEAYFAVPKTAEEREGLKNPRSAVCFDAPSWYELVVEGRKVAGSAQTRQKGVILQHGSILLDLDEDKLFSLFNYPSDRVKERMQRAFKSKAVAMNEISSETVTMDMAKEAFKKGFEEGLNIHLEPYELSEEETQYVVDLAGTRYESDDWNFKR, encoded by the coding sequence ATGAAAAAAGAAACATGGAGATTCATTGACTCAGGGAATTGTTCCCCTTCTTATAATATGGCCCTTGATGAGGCGCTACTGGATTGGCACAGCGAGGGAAAGATTCCTCCTACGATCAGGTTTTATGGCTGGGATCCCGCGACGCTCTCGATCGGTTACTTCCAAAAGGTAGAAAAGGAAATCAATCTTGATGCAGTGAAAGAGCACGGACTTGGTTTTGTCAGAAGACCGACGGGGGGCAGAGGGGTTCTGCATGAACATGAATTAACCTACAGTGTCATTGTTGCAGAAGAGCACCCGGAAATGCCCAAAACCGTTACAGAAGCATACCGGGTTATTTCTGAAGGGATCTTAAAGGGATTTCAAGGACTTGGACTCGAAGCCTATTTTGCCGTTCCGAAAACAGCAGAAGAGCGGGAGGGCTTAAAAAATCCACGGTCGGCCGTTTGTTTTGATGCACCGAGCTGGTATGAACTAGTGGTAGAAGGAAGGAAAGTGGCTGGGAGTGCCCAGACACGCCAAAAAGGTGTCATTCTTCAACACGGTTCCATTCTATTGGATCTTGACGAGGATAAGCTGTTCAGCCTGTTTAACTATCCATCCGACCGGGTAAAAGAGCGTATGCAACGGGCATTTAAAAGCAAGGCCGTCGCGATGAATGAAATCAGTTCTGAAACGGTCACCATGGATATGGCGAAGGAAGCGTTCAAAAAAGGTTTTGAAGAAGGGTTGAATATCCACCTGGAACCATATGAACTTTCTGAAGAGGAAACACAATATGTTGTGGATCTTGCCGGGACACGGTACGAATCAGATGATTGGAATTTTAAGCGATAA
- a CDS encoding rhodanese-like domain-containing protein → MEGLYILLVVLGGIIVYSLFTFFYQKRIVNTLTEEEFRAGYRKAQLIDVREANEFDNGHVLGARNIPLSQIKMRQKEIRADQPVYLYCQSGLRSGRAAQMLHRKGYRDLHQLQGGFKKWTGKVKHKK, encoded by the coding sequence ATGGAAGGATTATATATTCTTTTAGTCGTACTTGGTGGAATTATTGTTTATTCACTCTTTACGTTCTTCTATCAAAAGAGAATTGTGAATACATTGACTGAAGAAGAATTTCGAGCAGGATATCGTAAAGCTCAATTGATAGATGTTCGTGAAGCGAATGAATTTGATAACGGTCACGTACTTGGTGCACGAAATATCCCCCTCTCTCAAATTAAAATGAGACAAAAGGAAATCCGTGCCGATCAACCCGTTTACCTTTATTGCCAAAGCGGACTCCGCAGCGGACGAGCAGCTCAAATGCTTCACCGCAAAGGGTACCGAGATCTTCACCAATTGCAGGGCGGATTTAAAAAGTGGACAGGTAAAGTAAAACATAAAAAATAA